GTGGAATGACGAAGGGAGTGCCGGGCGCAAATTTCTCCGGACGCTTTTGCAAACGACCGGTCTTCGCTCGCTCCTTTCCAAACAAGTGCCGACGGCCTCCTGGGATCGCTTGCAGTGGAAGCGCATCTATTTTTGCAGCGCCTTCATGCGGGAGCTGACCGCTTCCAAAGGCTGGCCGGTCGAGCACGCGGAGGTCATCTACTGCGGAGTCGAAACCGGCAAGTTCTCTGAAAAGGCCGATTGGAGTCGCTTCGAACGATTGCTCTTCGTCGGCAGGCTCAACCAAGACAAAGACCCGCTGACCGCCGTCCGCGCTCTGGCCCTGGCTCGCAAAACTCGCCCCGAACTCCAGCTTCATCTCTATGGCGGAGGCGAGCCCGCCTACCTGGACACCCTCCAGCAGGAAGCGGAAAAACTTGGCGTGGCCGACGCCATCGAACTCAAATCGGTCAGCGCTCACGAAATGCGCCATGTCTACTCGGACTACGATGCCCTCCTCTTCACCAGCAACTGGGGAGAACCCTTCGCGCTCACGCCTCTCGAAGCCATGGCCTCCGGCCTACCGGTCGTCCTCTGCCCGGACGGGGGAGATGCCGAACTCGGCCGAGATGGCGAAAACTGCCTGCTGGCCACCGCGGGAGAGCCTTCCAGCGTGGCCCAAGGCATCCTTCGCCTGGCTGAGAGCGAAGCCCTCCGCGAGCAACTGGCGCTCCACGCCCTCGAAGAAGTCCGACGTCTCTACGACCTCACCCCCATCGCCCGGCAAATCGAGGCCGCCCTCCAGCAAACCGCCTCCTCTAGCTAGTCTTTCCGAGCTTTGCAGTTGCGTCCGCCAGAGCTAGCCTCTAGATCGGAATCAGTTTTCCCGCCCATGGCCTTCGACGAACTCCACCGCTATCGCACCTTCCTCATTCTGGGCGCCCCAGGCAGTGGCAAGGGCACCATCGGTCGCACGCTCGGTGCCCTGCCACGCTTCTTCTATATGGCCTGCGGCGATGTCTTTCGCTCGCTCGACACCCGGACGGAGCTGGGGCAAAAGTTTGTCGAGTATTCCAGTCGCGGCCAGTTGGTGCCGGATGACGTGACGGTGAAATTCTGGCGGGCTCATCTGAATGCCCGTTCCGACTCCCACGAATTCAAACCAGACATCGACTTCCTCGTCCTCGACGGCATCCCTCGGAACGTGTCGCAAGCCGCCTTGATGGAGGACCACATCGATGTCCTCCACGTCCTCCACCTAAGCTGCCCCAATCGCCAGGAACTGATCAAGCGCATTCGCAAACGGGCCCTCAAAGAAAACCGTATGGACGACGCCCGCGATGACGTCATTCAAGAACGCATCAAGACCTACGAAGCCGAAACGAAACCGCTGCTCGAATTCTACGGACCGGGACGCGTGACCGATATCGACGCCCTCCGGACCCCCGCCGAAGTCATGTTGGATGTGCTCCAGGCCATCATCGGTCTGCCCGCCTGGAAGCAGCAAAGCGTATCGGTCGCCGCCTGAGCATGCCTCCTCTGCGCCTCGTCTTCCTGGGGACAGGCGACATCGCCCTCCCCACCTTCGAGCGTCTCTTGGAGCTCCCCGGAGTGGAACTCCTCGGCCTCGTGACCCAGCCGGACAAACCGGTCGGTCGCAAGCAGGTCCTGACGCCCCCTCGTCTCAAAACCTTGGCGCTCGAGGCCGGCTTGGAAGTGCGCCAGCCCCACTCGCTCCGAAAAGAGCCCACCACCTTGGAAGGCTGGGGAGCCGATCTTTATCTGGTGATGGCTTACGGCCAAATCCTACCTAAAATGGTCTTGGATCGACCACGCCTCGCTTGCCTCAATCTCCACGCCTCCCTCCTGCCAAAACACCGCGGCGCCTCCCCCATTCAGGCAGCCCTCCTGGCGGGCGATACCGAAAGCGGCCTGACCGTCATTTTTATGGATGAAGGCCTCGACACCGGCGACATCCTCCTCCAAGAAAGCCTTCCCCTGGCCCCGGACGAAACCGGCAGCACCCTCCACGATCGCCTGGCGGAACTCGCCCCCATCGCCCTCGAAAAAGCCCTCGTCGCCTTCCAAGAAGGCCCTCCCCCTCGTCGGCCGCAGGAAAACAGCCAAGCTACCCACCTCGGCAAACTCACGCGCGAACACGGACGCCTCGACTGGACGCAACCCGCCCAAGTCCTCGAACGCCAAATCCGTGCCTTCCATCCTTGGCCAGGCAGCCGCACCAGCTACCAGGTCCAAGGCAAGCCCAAGCAGCTAAAAATCTTCCCCCCTGCTAGCGTCGAAGAGCTGGCCACCCCCACTCCACCCGGCACGCTCCTGGTCGCCGACCGAACCGGCCTCTGCGTCGCCTGCGGCCAAAACGCCCTCCGCCTCACCCAACTCCAACCCGAAGGCAAACGCCGCATGGACGTCGCCTCCTTTCTGGCGGGTCACTCATTGCAATCAGAAAACCGACTTGGCAATTGACTTATACCAAGCTGCAGAATTGGCTGGTAGAATGGCCGAGTGGATTTCGGGCCAGACCAAGGCGCGATGAGGCGCGGTGCAGGCACCGTAACCGAGGAGCAACGCAGGGCTGGCTCGAAAGACACCGGCTCTCCCTTCCCCGCGCTTCAGCGCCTCTTCCCCCACACCACCTCCCCTCCATTCTACCAGTGTATTCTGGAGGTTAACATTACCTTCTCGATACCCACGCCGCGCTTTGGTGGTGGAAGGGCTCCTCTCAACTGAGTGCCAGGGCTAGCGACGCCCTCTCCGATCCCAAGAATCGTGTCTATTTCAGTGCCATTTCCGGCTATGAGATCCTCCAAAAGACCCGTCTCGGGAAGCTGAAACTGGAACCAAGTGTTCTCTCCCGCCTTCCTACCGAAATCGCACGAGAAGGTTGGTAGGTAGCGTCCATCGAGCTTCCCGAGAGCCTGTGGGCAGCCGAGCTGGAGCACCCCCACCGCGACCCCTTCGACCGAATCTTGGCCAGCCAATCCTGGCACCACCAACTCACGATCCTCGCCCAGGATCGCTTCTTCTCCAGCAGCCTCGGCCTCCCGACCCTTTGGTAGAGTGGCCGCCCCTCCCCTTCTGAAAACTGAACACTTGAAACTTGAAACTCCCCGAGGAAACTCGAGGCACCATGTTCAAAATCGTTGGTTACCTCGCAGCCGCCCTGCTCATCGCCCTCTCTCTCTTCGCCGTCCGCTACTCTGACAAATTCAGCCCGACCGCCCTCATTCCCGGTGTCGAAGGGATCCTCTTAGCGGTCTTCATCAGCCTCGCCATTTTCACGAAACGGCACAAGCTTTGGATGCACGTGGCGCTGGGAGTGGTCCTCTTGTTCCTCATCGCAGGAATCGGCCGTTTGGCGTCGAGTGGCTTTGATTTGAGCGCCTTTGCTGGGCAGATGGTGGCCATCATGAGCGCTATCAACATTGCCTTCCTCATCTTGGCGATCCGCTCCTTCCTGCATGCCCGGCGGAAGCCCAAGGCTTGAGGTCTCTTCCTTCTTCCGGGGCCGATTTTTTTGGTTCTCCAGTGATTTGTGTGGGATGACGAGCTGGGATCTGGAGGGTAGAGGTGAGGAATGGAAGAGACCAGCGAGTTTTTTGCGGGAGTGTTAGGCATTGGCGACCCATGGAGGGTGGTTGGCGTGGAACGCGACGAGGTGAGCAGGAAGGTGATCGTGGAGTTGAAGTTTGAGCGGGAGTTGGCGGGGGGCCTCGGCGGTCATCTCCATGGTTACGTGAAGCGGGAGTGGAGGCATCTGGATACCTGCCAGTATCAGACCTTCATCCGGGCGAGAGTGCCGCGAGTGAAGCGTCACGACGGAAGCACCGCCGAGGTGGAGGTTCCCTGGGCCGAGCGTTTCGCCCGGGTGACCCGACTGATGGAGGCTCGGGTGGTGGAGGTGCTATGCGAGGCCCGCAGCCACTGCGCCGCCGCCCGTATTCTGGACATGGGCGAGGGGCGGCTCGACCGGATCATGCAGCGAGCGGTCGGTCGGGGACTGGAGCGCCGGGAGGAGGTGGAGATTCCCCATGCAGGCATCGATGAGAAGGCAACTCGGCGTGGACACCGCTACGTCTCGATACTCACTGACATCGACCGGGGCGCGGTGGTCGATCTAGCGGAGGGACGCGATGGCGAGGCTTGCTCGGAGCTCTGGAAGCGCCTCACTGCGAAGCAGCGGGATTCGGTGAAGGCCGTAGCCATGGACATGTGGCCAGCTTACATGAAGGCGGCTTCGGTTTGGGTTCCGGATGCCGATGTCGTCCATGACCGCTTCCATGTCGCCAAGCATCTCGGAGAGGCCGTCGATGCGGTGCGCAAAGCCGAGCACCGTGTCTTGGCGAAGGAGGGTGACGACACTCTCAAGGGCATGAAGTATCATTTCCTGAGGCGTTTTGACGACCTGCGCAGCGCCCCGGCCTCCTTCAATGCAGTGCGTCGCTCGGCGCTTTCGACGGCCAAGGCGTGGAGCTACAAGGAAGCCTTCGACCACTTCTGGAGCTACGCCTCGGAAACGTGGGCGGAGAAGTTCTTCGCTCGCTGGCACCGGAGTGCA
The genomic region above belongs to Verrucomicrobiota bacterium and contains:
- a CDS encoding glycosyltransferase family 4 protein, producing MRILVLSNLYPPHKIGGYEVRCQQVCDLLRSFGHELRVLTSDHRVPQIETEEEAHVGRRLKIHGFYGHPWLPIHRLYPQEHENQKILREEIQEFQPEVVHVWNMGGLSKALLLALEAGDIPVQYDISDHWIARSLRGDVWLSWWNDEGSAGRKFLRTLLQTTGLRSLLSKQVPTASWDRLQWKRIYFCSAFMRELTASKGWPVEHAEVIYCGVETGKFSEKADWSRFERLLFVGRLNQDKDPLTAVRALALARKTRPELQLHLYGGGEPAYLDTLQQEAEKLGVADAIELKSVSAHEMRHVYSDYDALLFTSNWGEPFALTPLEAMASGLPVVLCPDGGDAELGRDGENCLLATAGEPSSVAQGILRLAESEALREQLALHALEEVRRLYDLTPIARQIEAALQQTASSS
- a CDS encoding nucleoside monophosphate kinase; translated protein: MAFDELHRYRTFLILGAPGSGKGTIGRTLGALPRFFYMACGDVFRSLDTRTELGQKFVEYSSRGQLVPDDVTVKFWRAHLNARSDSHEFKPDIDFLVLDGIPRNVSQAALMEDHIDVLHVLHLSCPNRQELIKRIRKRALKENRMDDARDDVIQERIKTYEAETKPLLEFYGPGRVTDIDALRTPAEVMLDVLQAIIGLPAWKQQSVSVAA
- the fmt gene encoding methionyl-tRNA formyltransferase, which produces MPPLRLVFLGTGDIALPTFERLLELPGVELLGLVTQPDKPVGRKQVLTPPRLKTLALEAGLEVRQPHSLRKEPTTLEGWGADLYLVMAYGQILPKMVLDRPRLACLNLHASLLPKHRGASPIQAALLAGDTESGLTVIFMDEGLDTGDILLQESLPLAPDETGSTLHDRLAELAPIALEKALVAFQEGPPPRRPQENSQATHLGKLTREHGRLDWTQPAQVLERQIRAFHPWPGSRTSYQVQGKPKQLKIFPPASVEELATPTPPGTLLVADRTGLCVACGQNALRLTQLQPEGKRRMDVASFLAGHSLQSENRLGN
- a CDS encoding ISL3 family transposase, with protein sequence MEETSEFFAGVLGIGDPWRVVGVERDEVSRKVIVELKFERELAGGLGGHLHGYVKREWRHLDTCQYQTFIRARVPRVKRHDGSTAEVEVPWAERFARVTRLMEARVVEVLCEARSHCAAARILDMGEGRLDRIMQRAVGRGLERREEVEIPHAGIDEKATRRGHRYVSILTDIDRGAVVDLAEGRDGEACSELWKRLTAKQRDSVKAVAMDMWPAYMKAASVWVPDADVVHDRFHVAKHLGEAVDAVRKAEHRVLAKEGDDTLKGMKYHFLRRFDDLRSAPASFNAVRRSALSTAKAWSYKEAFDHFWSYASETWAEKFFARWHRSAVHTKLRPVKKVAKMLQRHLPGLIAYIRHRITNATAEGINSKIQMLKSNARGLPNFRSLRTRVLFHCGRLDLSPHTV